The DNA sequence ATCACGTTCGAGACTCAGCCACCGTCGGCCGACGAGATGCGCCGGCGCATCGTCGGCACCACCATGCGCTTCCCCTGGCTGGTCGCCGACGACGCCGGGACGGTCACAGGCTTCGCGTACGCGGGGCGGCACCGCAGGCGCGCCGCGTACGCGTGGGCGGCCGACGTGTCGGTCTACGTCGCGGCCGACACGCGACGCGGCGGCATCGGACGCGGCCTGTACACCACCCTGCTCGACCTGTTGACCGCGCAGGGCTATGCCAACGCCTTCGCCGGCATCGCGCTGCCCAACGATGCCAGCGTCAGGCTCCACGAGACGCTCGGGTTCATGCTCGTCGGCGTGTACGAATCCGTGGGCTACAAGCTCGACGACTGGTGGGACGTCGCGTGGTGGCAACGCCGGCTGCCGATCGGGGCGTCCCCTCCCCCGCCGACCGCCGTCGTCGAACTCGACACCCGCCGGGTGGATGCGGCGCTGGCCGCGGGCGGGGCGTACGTGCGGGGCTGACGCCCCGCGAAGTCAGTTGGGGAATCAACGCCGCGCCCATGTTGACAACTCACCCCACAACGCCACCCGCCACCCGACCGGGGAATTCAACCACCCGCCCACGTTGACAACTCACCCCACAACGACACCCGCCACCCGACCGGGGAAACAACCACCCGCCCACGTTGACAACTCACCCCACAGCGGATCCGCCCACTCGGCGCGGGACGTCACCGCTGCTGGTCACATCCGCCGTCGGTCGGGCCAGCT is a window from the Euzebyales bacterium genome containing:
- a CDS encoding arsinothricin resistance N-acetyltransferase ArsN1 family B, producing MSTPRLRLATADDAAPIAEIYAPLVRDTAITFETQPPSADEMRRRIVGTTMRFPWLVADDAGTVTGFAYAGRHRRRAAYAWAADVSVYVAADTRRGGIGRGLYTTLLDLLTAQGYANAFAGIALPNDASVRLHETLGFMLVGVYESVGYKLDDWWDVAWWQRRLPIGASPPPPTAVVELDTRRVDAALAAGGAYVRG